The following coding sequences lie in one Liolophura sinensis isolate JHLJ2023 chromosome 4, CUHK_Ljap_v2, whole genome shotgun sequence genomic window:
- the LOC135464970 gene encoding uncharacterized protein LOC135464970, with protein sequence MMLGTKPVDAMTLEFASRPKRLRHDSGSRHYDSSGCGSKSLELQGVIKVLKEYDDYDGGVNCSICGKLYKSRVCFIKHIWEHSVYWEQFEGAKNQERVLSIQAALILYSGYHGVAMDDDNILSHLMVTAPPEKKKDDNGNDIESPLKLKVERRQLSPLKRKKSMEEE encoded by the exons ATGATGCTGGGAACTAAACCTGTTGATGCGATGACTTTGGAGTTTGCTAGTCGACCGAAACGCCTGCGACACGATTCAGGCAGCCGACACTATGATTCAAGTGGCTGTGGTTCGAAGTCTTTGGAGTTACAAGGTGTCATTAAAGTACTGAAGGAATATGACGATTACGATGGTGGCGTCAACTGCAGTATCTGTG GTAAGCTGTACAAGAGTCGTGTGTGTTTCATCAAGCACATCTGGGAACACAGTGTTTACTGGGAACAATTTGAAGGGGCCAAAAACCAAGAGCGCGTCCTCTCAATACAAGCCGCATTAATTCTGTATTCTGGTTACCATGGCGTTGCCATGGACGATGACAACATCCTGTCACACCTGATGGTAACGGCTCCACCTGAGAAGAAAAAAGACGACAATGGAAATGACATTGAATCTCCATTAAAGCTGAAGGTAGAAAGGcggcagttatctcccttgaagaGGAAAAAATCAATGGAGGAAGAATAA